In Monodelphis domestica isolate mMonDom1 chromosome 4, mMonDom1.pri, whole genome shotgun sequence, one DNA window encodes the following:
- the RPL21 gene encoding 60S ribosomal protein L21, with product MTNTKGKRRGTRYMFSRPFRKHGVVPLATYMRIYKKGDIVDIKGMGTVQQGMPHKCYHGKTGRVYNVTQHAVGIVVNKQVKGKILAKRINVRIEHIKHSKSRDSFLKRVKENDQKKKEAKEKGTWVQLKRQPAPPREAHFVRTNGKEPELLEPIPYEFMA from the exons ATGACAAACacaaaaggaaagaggagggggaCACGCTACATGTTTTCTAGACCCTTTAGAAAACATG GTGTCGTTCCTTTGGCTACATATATGCGAATATACAAGAAGGGTGATATTGTAGATATTAAG GGTATGGGTACAGTTCAGCAGGGAATGCCCCACAAATGTTACCATGGCAAGACTGGACGGGTCTATAATGTTACTCAGCATGCTGTAGGCATTGTTGTAAACAAACAGGTTAA GGGCAAGATTCTAGCCAAGAGGATTAATGTGCGTATTGAGCATATTAAGCACTCTAAGAGCAGAGATAGCTTCCTGAAGCGAGTCAAGGAAAATgatcagaaaaagaaggaagctaAAGAAAAAGGCACCTGGGTTCAGCTGAAACGGCAG cctGCTCCACCAAGAGAAGCACACTTTGTGAGAACCAATGGCAAGGAACCTGAGCTGTTGGAACCAATCCCCTATGAATTTATGGCATAA